One stretch of SAR324 cluster bacterium DNA includes these proteins:
- a CDS encoding glutathione S-transferase family protein, which translates to MKLYADPITVNCRKVLAGFKLMGIPYERIHVDYFKSEQLNEDFIKINPNAALPALVDDDLVLWESNSLLQYAADKYGKSEFYPTDLKIRADINRWLLWEASAWFGSCYVYLVENCVKPVLDSSPDPKILEDQDPKFHKLAGILDNRLGQNEWIAGIGPTIADIACAAPMHLHGWQKLPLDQHANIRRWMTQDVEQLPAWKETHIGEGFTLS; encoded by the coding sequence ATGAAACTTTATGCAGATCCGATCACAGTCAATTGTCGAAAAGTCCTCGCAGGATTCAAACTGATGGGCATTCCTTATGAAAGAATCCACGTCGATTATTTTAAGTCAGAGCAATTGAATGAGGACTTCATCAAAATCAATCCAAATGCCGCTCTGCCCGCCTTAGTTGATGATGATTTGGTATTGTGGGAGTCCAATAGCTTGTTGCAATATGCCGCAGACAAGTATGGCAAGTCAGAATTTTACCCGACTGATCTGAAAATCCGGGCTGATATTAACAGATGGTTACTCTGGGAAGCATCTGCATGGTTCGGATCCTGTTACGTATACCTAGTTGAAAATTGTGTGAAGCCCGTCTTGGATTCAAGCCCGGATCCCAAAATTCTAGAAGATCAAGACCCCAAGTTTCATAAGTTGGCTGGAATTCTAGATAATCGTCTTGGACAAAATGAGTGGATTGCTGGAATTGGCCCGACAATCGCCGACATCGCCTGCGCTGCGCCAATGCACCTTCATGGGTGGCAAAAACTTCCTTTGGATCAGCATGCGAATATTCGTCGCTGGATGACCCAGGACGTGGAGCAACTTCCAGCCTGGAAAGAAACTCACATTGGAGAGGGATTTACTCTCAGCTGA